From the Bacteroidales bacterium genome, the window TAATTCCTGATGTTCAGCTTAAAGGTCGTGCAAAATCAGAACTCATGCAACCCGATTCTATTCCGCTTGACTCAGTATTTAAAAGCGATTTTGAGTTTATGAAGTTGGATAAATAACAAAACAGCATCCTAACTTAAACAACAAACTTCAAACTTTATTTATCTTTCACTTCCTCAAAGTCCACGTCGGTAACTGTGCTGTCACCATCTTTTTTTTCTTCTCCTTGTGCTTGTTGTTGCTGTTGTTGTTCGGCACCGCCGGCTGGTTGTTGTTGCTGGGCGGCTTTATACATTTCTTCGGAAGCTGCCTGCCATGCAGTATTTATATTTACCATAGCAGCATCAATTGCAGCAATGTTTTTGTTTTTATGTGCTTCTTTGAGTTCTGTTAAAGCAGCTTCGAGAGGTGCCTTTTTATCGGCAGGAATTTTATCGCCGAATTCTTTAATTTGTTTTTCGGTTTGGAAAATCATTGCATCCGCACTATTGATTTTGTCAATTTCTTCTTTTGCTTTTCTGTCGGCTTCGGCATTTGCTTCTGCTTCGGCTTTCATTTTCTTTATGTCATCATCACTCAAGCCAGAAGATGCTTCGATTCTTATATTTTGTGATTTGCCGGTTGCTTTATCTTTTGCCGAAACATTTAATATTCCATTTGCGTCAATGTCGAAAGTAACTTCAACTTGTGGAATTCCGCGTGGTGCAGGCGGGATACCATCAAGATGAAATCTTCCGATTGTCCTGTTGCCATTTGCCATAGGGCGTTCTCCCTGCAAAACATGAATTTCAACTGATGTCTGACTATCGGCAGCAGTGGAAAATACTTCTGATTTTTTTGTAGGTATGGTTGTGTTTGCTTCAATTAATTTAGTAAATACGCCGCCGAGAGTTTCAATTCCGAGTGAAAGAGGAGTAACATCAAGCAGTAAAACATCTTTTACTTCGCCTGTCAGAACGCCGCCCTGAATTGCTGCTCCCACTGCGACAACTTCATCGGGGTTTACACCTTTCGAGGGTTTTTTGCCGAATAATTTTTCCACCACTTCCTGAACCGCAGGAGTTCGTGTAGAACCGCCCACAAGAATAACTTCATCAATCTGACTGGCGATTAAACCTGCAGCTTCAAGAGCTTTTTTGCACGGCTCTATTGTTGCTTGAGTCAAATGGTCGGTAAGTTGTTCGAATTTTGCACGTGTTAGCTTTTTCACGAGATGCTTTGGAACACCATCAACGGGCATTATATACGGAAGATTAATTTCTGTTTCGGTAGAACTTGAAAGTTCGATTTTAGCTTTCTCAGCAGCTTCTTTCAGGCGTTGAAGAGCCATCGGGTCCTTGTGTAAATCAACACCTTCGTCTTTTTTAAATTCATCGGCAAGCCAGTCAATAAGTACATGGTCGTAATCATCGCCGCCGAGATGAGTATCGCCGTTTGTTGATTTAACTTCAAAAACACCATCACCGAGCTCAAGTATTGAAATATCAAATGTTCCGCCGCCAAGGTCGAACACTGCAATTTTTATATCTTTATGATTTTTATCCAAGCCATAAGCAAGAGCAGCAGCAGTTGGTTCATTGATAATTCTTTTCACTACCAGTCCTGCAATTTCACCTGCTTCTTTAGTTGCCTGACGTTGCGAATCGTTAAAGTATGCAGGAACTGTAATAACAGCTTCAGTAACTTCCTGTCCAAGATAATCTTCAGCGGTTTTTTTCATTTTCTGAAGTATCATTGCCGAAATTTCCTGTGGAGTATATTGTCTGTCATCGATTTTAACTCTTGGAAGGTTACCATCACCGCGAACAACTTCATATGGCATGCGCTTAATTTCTTTGGTAACTCTGTCAAAAGTTTCTCCCATAAATCTTTTTATAGAATATACAGTTCTTTTAGAGTTAGTAATTGCCTGACGTTTTGCAGGGTCGCCGATTTTTCTTTCACCCTTATCAATAAAAGCAACTATTGAAGGAGTGGTTCTTCTGCCTTCGCTATTTGGTATTACAACAGGTTCGCTGCCTTCCATAACAGCAACGCATGAGTTTGTTGTTCCTAAATCTATTCCGATTATTTTTCCCATTTTGTTTGAGTTTTAAATTTTCATTTTAATTTATTATGAAAAAAGATTGTCAATGAATATGCCAAAAATTAGTTTGTAGTTTGTAGTTTGTAGTTTGTAGTTAAAAATAAAGTGAGGCATATATGAATTGGTAAGGGTTTAACAAAAAGTACAATTATTTAAAAGAATAAGTTCTTATCAATTATAATAATGACAAAAAGGCAGAAAATTAATTATTAAGTGCGTCTCGAATGACTGAAATTAAATTTTTGAAGTGCCCTTAACCTAAACCTCGAAATTTTACAATTTGATTTTTAACATTATGCATTATACACAGTAATGTTTTTATTCAATTTCAAATAAATTAATTAATTTTGTTTGCTTCCAATAAAACTAAAAAATATTGTCCGATGGAATTTGACATAAAAAAAATTCGCGCTGACTTTCCGATATTAAAACAAATAATATATAACAAACCTCTTATTTATTTTGATAATGCTGCAACAACGCAAAAGTCACTTTCGGTAATAGAAAGCATTTCCGAATATTATAAAACCATCAACAGCAATATTCACAGAGGCGTTCATCATTTAAGCATACTTGCTACCAATCAGTATGAAGAGACGCGTGAAATAATACAGAAATTCATAAATGCAAAAAGCAAAAACGAAATAATATTTACAAGAGGTACAACGGAAAGTATAAATTTAATAGCGAATACATTTGCAAAAAGATTTATAAATAAAAATGATGAAGTTATAATTTCCACAATGGAGCATCATTCCAATATAGTTCCGTGGCAAATGGCTTGCGAAGAAAAAGAAGCAAAACTCAAAGTAATACCTATTAATGAAAGTGGAGAAATTATTTTCGGGGAATTTGAAAAACTCCTGAATAAAAAAACAAAAATTATTGCAATAACTCATATATCAAATGTTTTAGGCACAATCAATCCAATAAAAAAAATTATAGAGAAAGCTCACAATTTTAATATTCCTGTTCTGATTGACGGGGCACAGAGTGCTGCACATACAAAAATTGACGTGCAGGAATTGGATTGTGATTTCTTTTGTTTTTCGGGACATAAAATGTACGGACCAACAGGAATAGGAGTTTTATACGGGAAAGAAAAATTACTTGACGAGTTGCCTCCATATCAAGGCGGCGGTGATATGATTGACAAAGTTACTTTTGAAAAAACCACTTACAATAAAATTCCTTTGAAATTTGAGGCAGGAACGCAAAATATAGCAGATGCGATAGGATTAAAGTCCGCGATTGAATACATAAACAAAATCGGAATTGAAAATATTTTCAGGTACGAGAAAGAAATCCTCGATTATGCCACAAAAAAATTATTGGAAATTGAAGGACTTAAAATCTTTGGCACTTCAAAAAATAAAACAAGTGTGATTTCATTTTTAGTAGGTAATATAAAACCCGATGATGCGGGAGAAATAATTGATAAATTCGGTATTGCTGTGCGAACAGGACACCATTGTGCACAACCGTTGATGGATTGGTACAAAATTCCCGGCACCGTTAGAGCATCATTTGCTTTTTATAATACTAAAGAAGAAATTGACATGCTGGCAAAAGCAATTCACAGAGTTAAAGTGATGTTTTCTTGATTTAGTTGTCAGTTGTTTGTTGTCAGAACACAAACTTTAAACTTTATACTATAAACTATAAACCTTAAACTATTTAATGACTAAAACAATAAAAGAAATACAAGAAGAAATAATCGAAGAATTCAGCAAATATGCTGATTGGAGCGATATCGAGAATGACAATAACAAATATTTTCATTTGATAGAACTTGGAAGAGCCCTCCCTCCAATTGATGCTACAATGAAAAGTGAGAAAAATATTATTGACGGATGCCAGTCAAAAGTATGGCTTACAGCAAAAGTTGAAAACGACAAAATGATTTATTTTGCCGACAGTAATACA encodes:
- the dnaK gene encoding molecular chaperone DnaK codes for the protein MGKIIGIDLGTTNSCVAVMEGSEPVVIPNSEGRRTTPSIVAFIDKGERKIGDPAKRQAITNSKRTVYSIKRFMGETFDRVTKEIKRMPYEVVRGDGNLPRVKIDDRQYTPQEISAMILQKMKKTAEDYLGQEVTEAVITVPAYFNDSQRQATKEAGEIAGLVVKRIINEPTAAALAYGLDKNHKDIKIAVFDLGGGTFDISILELGDGVFEVKSTNGDTHLGGDDYDHVLIDWLADEFKKDEGVDLHKDPMALQRLKEAAEKAKIELSSSTETEINLPYIMPVDGVPKHLVKKLTRAKFEQLTDHLTQATIEPCKKALEAAGLIASQIDEVILVGGSTRTPAVQEVVEKLFGKKPSKGVNPDEVVAVGAAIQGGVLTGEVKDVLLLDVTPLSLGIETLGGVFTKLIEANTTIPTKKSEVFSTAADSQTSVEIHVLQGERPMANGNRTIGRFHLDGIPPAPRGIPQVEVTFDIDANGILNVSAKDKATGKSQNIRIEASSGLSDDDIKKMKAEAEANAEADRKAKEEIDKINSADAMIFQTEKQIKEFGDKIPADKKAPLEAALTELKEAHKNKNIAAIDAAMVNINTAWQAASEEMYKAAQQQQPAGGAEQQQQQQAQGEEKKDGDSTVTDVDFEEVKDK
- a CDS encoding cysteine desulfurase → MEFDIKKIRADFPILKQIIYNKPLIYFDNAATTQKSLSVIESISEYYKTINSNIHRGVHHLSILATNQYEETREIIQKFINAKSKNEIIFTRGTTESINLIANTFAKRFINKNDEVIISTMEHHSNIVPWQMACEEKEAKLKVIPINESGEIIFGEFEKLLNKKTKIIAITHISNVLGTINPIKKIIEKAHNFNIPVLIDGAQSAAHTKIDVQELDCDFFCFSGHKMYGPTGIGVLYGKEKLLDELPPYQGGGDMIDKVTFEKTTYNKIPLKFEAGTQNIADAIGLKSAIEYINKIGIENIFRYEKEILDYATKKLLEIEGLKIFGTSKNKTSVISFLVGNIKPDDAGEIIDKFGIAVRTGHHCAQPLMDWYKIPGTVRASFAFYNTKEEIDMLAKAIHRVKVMFS
- a CDS encoding SufE family protein codes for the protein MTKTIKEIQEEIIEEFSKYADWSDIENDNNKYFHLIELGRALPPIDATMKSEKNIIDGCQSKVWLTAKVENDKMIYFADSNTEITKGIISLLIRVFSNQTPDDIINANMDFLKEMGLENHLSPTRANGLIIMIKQMKLYALASKARLSNKKV